From the Ignavibacteriales bacterium genome, the window TTCGCTCCTATCACCTGAAGATTCTGAACTAATTAAAGGGAATTAATCTATCGAAAGTTTTTACATCTTAAAAGGGGCAGGTTATTAACCTTCCCCTTGTTTATATTTTAAATATAGAGACATGAAGATAATATTAAAAGAAGATCACGGCGTCCTTGGATCAGCCGGCGATGTAGTAGAAGTAAAGGGCGGGTACGCAAGGAACTACTTAATTCCCCGCGGTATAGGTAAAGTTGCTAACGAGTCAAACATCAAAGCGATGTCTGAGCTCCGCAAGCAGCAGCATAAAAAGATCGAAAAAGAGGTTGAAGATGCAAAGAATCTTGCCGGCGAACTCGAAAAGGTTACTCTTCAAATGACCGTTAAAACCGGTGAAGATAACAAAGTATTTGGCTCGGTAACTTCACAAAATCTTGCCGACGAACTGCATGGAAAAGGATTTGCGGCAATAGATAAAAGAAAGATTCTTCTTCCACATCCTATTAGAGAAATAGGCGAATTTCCTGTAAAGATCAAAGTTTACGGCGAAGTTATGGCTGAGATCAAAGTAATTGTGGAAAAAGAAGCCACTGATGATAAGGTTGTTGATAAAGTACAGGAAGAAATAGACGCGAAAAAAGCCGCTGAAGAGAAAGCTCAAGCTGTAACTCAGGAAGTTGTCGAAGAAAAAGTCGAAGAAACTCCGGAGATTGTGGCTGAAGATGAGGTTATAGCCGAAGAAAAAATTGAAGAGCCGGTTCCCGAAGATAGCGGAGAAGAAAATCAGGAAGAAGGTAAAGAGTAGTAAGGTTAATAAATAAGTAGATTTCCAAAAATCCGTCTCTGGTCTCAGGGACGGATTTTTTATTTCTATTTTACGTTGTTTTGGATTAATATTGGAATTAAATTTATGAAATTATTGAGATATTTTTAAATATTAGTTATTTTAATCATATGTCAGAAAATACAGAAACAAAAGACCTTCAAAAGAGTAACGGTCACGATAAGAAAACCGAGCATCTCGAAAGTGTAACCATTCGTTTTGCCGGTGATTCCGGTGACGGGATGCAGTTAACTGGTAAACAATTCACAGGGACTGCCGCTATATTTGGTAATGACATCGGGACTATGCCCGATTTTCCGGCTGAGATCAGGGCGCCCGCGGGCACATTGTACGGAGTAAGTGGTTACCAACTTAGATTTTCAGACCACGATATATATTCACCCGGGGATGAAGTGGATGTGCTTGTTGCAATGAATCCTGCTGCACTAAAAGTCAATCTCAAAGATCTAAGAAAAGGCGGAACAATAATTGTAAATGAAGATGCCTTCGATAGAAAGAATCTCCAGCTTGCAAAGTATGAAGTAAACCCGCTCGAAGACGATTCGCTAAGCGAATATAATGTACATAAACTTCCCATTACAAAAGCCACGCTCGAAGTTGTAAAAGATGTTGGCTTGACTACAAAAGCCGCAAACAAATGTAAGAATTTTTATGCGCTGGGACTTATGTACTGGCTCTACGACCGCTCGCCTGATAAGACGCTTGCATGGATAGATGAGAAGTTTAAAGATAAACAAGTTGCGGAAGCAAATGCGCTTGCATTAAAAGCAGGGTATAACTTCGGCGAAACATCGGAGATATTTAATACACGGTATGACGTTAAACCTGCGAAACTACCGGCTGGTACTTACAGAAGCATTAGCGGTAATGAAGCTATTGCCCTCGGACTTGTAGCCGCGGGTGCAAAGACCGGTCTTAAGATATTCCTTGGAAGCTACCCAATAACACCTGCTTCGGATATACTGCATCATATGTCTCGTCATAAGAATTTTAATGTAATAACGTTTCAGGCAGAGGACGAGATAGCTGGAGTTACATCTGCATTAGGTGCTTCGTTTGCAGGAAGCATTGGGGTAACAACAACCAGTGGTCCGGGTATGGCATTAAAAGCCGAAGCAATTGGACTGGCTGTAATGGTTGAGCTTCCACTTGTGATTGTCGACGTACAGAGAGCCGGACCATCTACGGGACTTCCTACAAAGACTGAACAGGCTGATCTCTTACAGGCTATGTACGGCAGAAATTCGGAATCGCCCGTTGCGATAATTGCCCCGGCAACACCATCGGAATGTTTCACAATGGCTTATGAGGCTGTGAAAATTGCGATCGAACATATGACTCCTGTGATACTTCTCTCTGACGGTTACATTGCAAATGGTAGTGAACCGTGGAAAGTTCGTACATCCGCTGATCTTAAAGACATTAATGTGGAATTCAGAACGGATTCTGACGGCTATTACCCGTATTTAAGAAATGAATTTTTAGTGCGCCCATGGGTAAAGCCTGGCACTCCGGGTCTTGAACACAGGATAGGCGGACTTGAAAAAGAAAATATTTCCGGTAATGTGAGCTATGATCCGCAGAACCATGAGAATATGGTAAAGTTGCGCGCGCAAAAGATTAAGAATATTGCCGAACATATCCCTGAACTCGATGTGCTCGGTGAGGATTCGGGTGAACTCCTTGTACTCGGATGGGGAGGAACACATGGCGAAATATTGACTGCTTTCGAGCGCGCAAGAGAGAAAGGGCTTAAAGTATCCTACGCTCATCTGCGCTACCTGAACCCGATGCCAAAGAACACCGAAAAGGTGCTTAGGAGCTTTAATAAAATACTTATTCCCGAATTGAACATGGGACAATTAAGCAAGCTTATAAGAGGCGAGTACCAGATAGATACGATACAGCTCAATAAAATACAGGGACAGCCCTTTAAGACAAGAGAAATTCTTAGTAAGATCGAAGAAATTTTAAATTAAAGATCATGTCAGAAGAAATTACAAACGGAACGGGTACGACAGAAGGTGCAGTTGAGTACAAAGCGAAAGACTTTTCATCGGACCAGGATGTAAGATGGTGTCCCGGTTGCGGCGATTACTCAATACTTGCCCAGATGCAGAGAGTATTGCCCAATATGGGACTTAAGAAAGAGAACGTAGTTTTTATTGCCGGGATAGGATGTTCGAGCAGGTTTCCATATTACATGAATACATATGGTTTCCATACTATTCACGGCAGGGCAACTGCAATAGCAACGGGTACCAAGATAGCTAATCCTGATCTATCCGTCTGGGTAGCTACCGGTGACGGTGATTTATTGAGCATAGGCGGAAACCACTTTATACATATCTTAAGGCGTAATCCGAATATTCATTTACTTCTCTTTAATAACAGGATATATGGTTTAACTAAAGGACAGTATTCTCCGACCTCGGAAAGAGGGAAGGTGACTGGTTCGACTCCATACGGTTCGCTGGATAATCCCATTAACCCGGTATCGCTTGCGCTTGGTGCGGACGGTTCTTTTATTGCGAGAACTATGGACAGAGACCCGAAGCATTTGCAGGAAATGCTTATGAGATGTCACCGGCATAGGGGAACTTCATTCCTGGAAATTTTCCAAAACTGTAATATTTATAATGACGGTGCTTTCTTTCTCTATACAGAAAAAGATACTAAAGAAGACAATGTAGTGTTCCTTGAACAGGGGAAACCGCTCGTATTCGGTAAAGAGAGGAATAAAGGTATCCGCCTCGACGGTTCAAATCCCGTAGTTGTAGATATTTCAAACGGTGAATGGAGTGAAAATGACCTTATGGTACACGATGAGCAGTCCAGAGAACAGGCGTTCATCTTGAGCAGATTTAAAGAGATTGACGGACTGCCTGCTCCAATGGGCGTTTTTCTGGATCTTGAAAGACCGGTCTTTGAAGATCTTGTGTATGAACAGATCGATGCCGTTAAAAGCAAACGGGGAGACGGTGATCTCGATGCCCTCTTGCGTGGCACACAGACATGGGAAGTTGGCTGATAGGATATTATGCATTGTTAAATCTAGACAGGATTTCCTGATACTATTCACTCCTATTCTTATTAATTTAGGTATAAGCTGAATTAAATAACCTTAATGGATCACAACGATGTAAAGAAGATCTTTCTGTTTTCTGATCTTTCCGACAACGAAGCAAAACTCATATACGAAAATTCGGTTTTTAAAACCTTTGATAAAGGCGAGATGATTTTCTTTGATTCGGAACCTTACCAGGGGTTTTATGGTGTTCTGGAGGGATCGGTTAAGATATATAAAATAAGCAAAGACGGTAAAGAACACATCATTCATTTTATTGAAAAAGGAAATACATTTGCTGAAGTGCCTTTGTTTGAACGATGGAGTGATTCCCGGCAGGAGGTTACTTATCCTGCTAATACAATGGCACTTGAGGAGGATACCCAGTTGATTTTGATACGAAGTGAATGCTTTCTCTCTGTACTCGAAAAAGATCCCGGACTTTGTATGAAAATGCTCGCTAGTGTGAGCAAACGAATGCGGTACCTTACCAAACACATCGAAGACCTTACCTTAAAAGACATAACCAAAAGACTCGCCGGGTATCTTGTTCTGGAATATAATAAAAGTACCTCCTCGGGTTCGCATCCGGCCTCTCCTGACACTATAGAACTTGACATATCAAAGTATGATCTTGCTTGCTACCTGGGTACTATAAACGAAACTGTTTCCCGTGTTTTCAGAAAATTACAGGATGAGGATATTCTGCACGTTGATGGCAGAAATATAACCATAAAAAACCTCCCTCTTCTAAAAGAAGTTGCCAAATAAATTCCACTTTCTCATAGGTTAGTTTCCACCTTTATCTGCATTTCTATCCATTTGACTTAAGTCATACTACCTGTCCCCTTAGTACCATTAATTTTGAATAGAACCGGATTCTTATGGTTACTAAGGAATCAAAAATATCGGATATAATTAGAGAGAATCCTGAGCGGGTACTAACGCTTGATAAATATGGCGTTAAATTTTACCAAAATCCGGGGATAACACTTATGGAAGCATGCACCGGCAAAAAGATAGATTTGAACCTCTTAATAAACGATCTCGAAAGATTAGAAAAAGGTGCCAGTATATTAATTAATTGGGAAAACTGGAGCTTGGACTTTATGATTACTTATCTAGAAAACAATCATCACGCTAATATACGTTCTTTACTTGGCAAGGACTATGTGATCTTTTTTATAAAATATTTGCAGGGAAAAGAAAATGAGAATAAAGAAATTGATGAGTTGTTTAGCTCGATAAATGTGCACCTAAAGAAAGAAGAGAGGATGCTTTTTCCATATATAAAACAACTAGAGATTGTTTATGCCAATGGACTCGAGTTCGAGTATGCAAATTTCGGCACCTTACCGAATGTATTGAAAGTTATCAACAAAGAGCATTCGCAGATTTGTGCTTATATTGACAATGTGGTGGCAGGTATTGACCGCATCTTGGATAAGGCATCTCTCGAAGTAAAAAAGTCTATCCTGAAGATTCTTGAGGGCATAAAAAAAGACTTTCACTTACACGTTTACCTCGAGGAAAACGTGATATTTCCTAAAGCCTTAACATTAGAAGAAGAACTGATCAATAATTTTAATATTTCAAAAAATTAATATCTGGGAAATGAAAACAACAATACAAAATAAGTTTATTATGGTAGGTTTTCTTGGAATGTTGCTTCTGCTACTACTGTT encodes:
- a CDS encoding 2-oxoacid:acceptor oxidoreductase subunit alpha yields the protein MSENTETKDLQKSNGHDKKTEHLESVTIRFAGDSGDGMQLTGKQFTGTAAIFGNDIGTMPDFPAEIRAPAGTLYGVSGYQLRFSDHDIYSPGDEVDVLVAMNPAALKVNLKDLRKGGTIIVNEDAFDRKNLQLAKYEVNPLEDDSLSEYNVHKLPITKATLEVVKDVGLTTKAANKCKNFYALGLMYWLYDRSPDKTLAWIDEKFKDKQVAEANALALKAGYNFGETSEIFNTRYDVKPAKLPAGTYRSISGNEAIALGLVAAGAKTGLKIFLGSYPITPASDILHHMSRHKNFNVITFQAEDEIAGVTSALGASFAGSIGVTTTSGPGMALKAEAIGLAVMVELPLVIVDVQRAGPSTGLPTKTEQADLLQAMYGRNSESPVAIIAPATPSECFTMAYEAVKIAIEHMTPVILLSDGYIANGSEPWKVRTSADLKDINVEFRTDSDGYYPYLRNEFLVRPWVKPGTPGLEHRIGGLEKENISGNVSYDPQNHENMVKLRAQKIKNIAEHIPELDVLGEDSGELLVLGWGGTHGEILTAFERAREKGLKVSYAHLRYLNPMPKNTEKVLRSFNKILIPELNMGQLSKLIRGEYQIDTIQLNKIQGQPFKTREILSKIEEILN
- a CDS encoding Crp/Fnr family transcriptional regulator, with translation MDHNDVKKIFLFSDLSDNEAKLIYENSVFKTFDKGEMIFFDSEPYQGFYGVLEGSVKIYKISKDGKEHIIHFIEKGNTFAEVPLFERWSDSRQEVTYPANTMALEEDTQLILIRSECFLSVLEKDPGLCMKMLASVSKRMRYLTKHIEDLTLKDITKRLAGYLVLEYNKSTSSGSHPASPDTIELDISKYDLACYLGTINETVSRVFRKLQDEDILHVDGRNITIKNLPLLKEVAK
- a CDS encoding 50S ribosomal protein L9, translated to MKIILKEDHGVLGSAGDVVEVKGGYARNYLIPRGIGKVANESNIKAMSELRKQQHKKIEKEVEDAKNLAGELEKVTLQMTVKTGEDNKVFGSVTSQNLADELHGKGFAAIDKRKILLPHPIREIGEFPVKIKVYGEVMAEIKVIVEKEATDDKVVDKVQEEIDAKKAAEEKAQAVTQEVVEEKVEETPEIVAEDEVIAEEKIEEPVPEDSGEENQEEGKE
- a CDS encoding 2-oxoacid:ferredoxin oxidoreductase subunit beta, with the translated sequence MSEEITNGTGTTEGAVEYKAKDFSSDQDVRWCPGCGDYSILAQMQRVLPNMGLKKENVVFIAGIGCSSRFPYYMNTYGFHTIHGRATAIATGTKIANPDLSVWVATGDGDLLSIGGNHFIHILRRNPNIHLLLFNNRIYGLTKGQYSPTSERGKVTGSTPYGSLDNPINPVSLALGADGSFIARTMDRDPKHLQEMLMRCHRHRGTSFLEIFQNCNIYNDGAFFLYTEKDTKEDNVVFLEQGKPLVFGKERNKGIRLDGSNPVVVDISNGEWSENDLMVHDEQSREQAFILSRFKEIDGLPAPMGVFLDLERPVFEDLVYEQIDAVKSKRGDGDLDALLRGTQTWEVG
- a CDS encoding hemerythrin domain-containing protein, yielding MVTKESKISDIIRENPERVLTLDKYGVKFYQNPGITLMEACTGKKIDLNLLINDLERLEKGASILINWENWSLDFMITYLENNHHANIRSLLGKDYVIFFIKYLQGKENENKEIDELFSSINVHLKKEERMLFPYIKQLEIVYANGLEFEYANFGTLPNVLKVINKEHSQICAYIDNVVAGIDRILDKASLEVKKSILKILEGIKKDFHLHVYLEENVIFPKALTLEEELINNFNISKN